The Montipora capricornis isolate CH-2021 chromosome 6, ASM3666992v2, whole genome shotgun sequence genome has a window encoding:
- the LOC138052764 gene encoding WD repeat-containing protein 5-like: MGTNMAYEEKGTSPFSFDELVNIFGYLPPESLAKCSQVCRDWYQVSQVGSLWKRHCLQRWNFCHLGKLKPGERTWQKYFIARNKIETGAATGRAGLDYVCKTLRGHRSLVSDVVFLTTNDIYDMDIIDQNAYPVVATCSQDKSVCVWNVKEGKYLWKKEAHEASVACLAVISHNSLLASGDMEGGIQLWDVNSQEHTALQGSHSAIIAKMLCGNNEIGKERKDNGNSLLMVGYRDGYVKIWDTRVTANPQFELICPFGLSDLKLQSDYVLAAASKLDSVVKIFDIRYLAPECWKRPELHTLQHPSDATVMCLSWASTKQNQLIAGYDNGDIVLWNGNSGQQVHCFKGHTRGVSCVSTLGSSVVSGGHDYTVRLWDLHSLKGLQTHMDHEGPVTGLFVDAYRVMSCSRDYSIRTYCWSKMGSSPRSLDSKYTLLGGSLQRAGNGFEKVVCDYSACVGIANDVLKAYSFQI; this comes from the exons ATGGGTACAAATATGGCGTATGAGGAAAAAGGAACAAGTCCATTTTCTTTTGATGAGCTTGTAAATATTTTTGGCTATCTTCCACCAGAAAGCCTAGCCAAATGTTCTCAAGTTTGTAGAGATTGGTACCAAGTCTCCCAAGTCGGATCCTTATGGAAGAGGCATTGTTTACAGCGCTGGAACTTTTGCCACCTAGGGAAACTGAAACCTG GTGAGAGGACGTGGCAAAAGTACTTCATAGCTCGCAATAAGATTGAGACGGGTGCAGCCACAGGAAGGGCAGGTCTGGATTATGTTTGCAAAACCCTTCGTGGACACCGAAGTCTAGTGTCAGATGTGGTTTTCCTCACAACCAATGATATTTATGACATGGACATAATTGACCAGAATGCCTATCCTGTTGTTGCCACGTGTAGTCAAGACAAATCTGTCTGTGTCTGGAATGTGAAAGAGGGAAAGTATTTATGGAAGAAGGAGGCCCATGAAGCTTCAGTCGCATGCCTGGCGGTGATATCCCATAATTCACTCTTGGCAAGTGGTGACATGGAGGGAGGGATTCAACTATGGGATGTCAACAGTCAAGAACATACAGCTTTACAAGGGAGCCATTCTGCCATCATAGCTAAAATGCTGTGTGGAAATAATGAGattggaaaagaaagaaaagataaTGGCAATAGTCTTCTCATGGTTGGGTATAGAGATGGTTATGTGAAGATATGGGACACAAGAGTGACAGCAAACCCTCAGTTTGAGCTGATCTGCCCATTTGGTTTGAGTGACCTGAAGCTCCAATCCGATTATGTGCTTGCTGCAGCTTCAAAGCTTGATAGCGTTGTCAAGATATTCGATATAAGATACCTGGCACCAGAGTGCTGGAAGCGGCCTGAGCTTCACACCCTTCAGCATCCATCAGATGCAACAGTCATGTGCCTGAGCTGGGCTAGCACCAAGCAGAATCAGCTCATTGCTGGGTATGACAATGGCGACATTGTTCTCTGGAACGGCAACAGTGGGCAACAGGTGCATTGCTTTAAAGGCCACACCAGGGGTGTGTCCTGTGTGAGCACTTTAGGGTCAAGTGTCGTCTCTGGTGGCCATGACTACACTGTTCGTCTGTGGGACTTACATTCCCTCAAAGGCTTACAAACCCATATGGATCATGAGGGACCAGTTACTGGGCTCTTTGTGGATGCATATCGTGTCATGTCGTGCTCACGAGACTACTCCATCAGAACATATTGCTGGTCTAAGATGGGATCATCTCCCCGATCCCTTGACAGTAAATACACTTTGCTTGGTGGATCCCTCCAAAGAGCTGGAAatggatttgagaaagtagttTGTGACTACTCTGCGTGTGTTGGAATAGCTAATGATGTTCTGAAGGCCtattcttttcaaatataa